In Oceaniferula marina, the following proteins share a genomic window:
- a CDS encoding carbohydrate binding domain-containing protein, translated as MKTTIILGSLLVSSGLANAALTNLVFNGGFESPAHTRNDGTNPEGWTVVETTIGSNTDRQVRTKNENVHSGSMALNMNGGGSRPDGELYQTVNTEIGQIYRLSIWGRTASNAYAPGNINFQLSLLDGEGLGGSTLGSLTSTADMNTTYQEYSLKFSAASTKTTIWIQDMSTLTANLASNDMHLDDVSITAVPEPSSTTLLSLGGLSLILRRRK; from the coding sequence ATGAAAACAACCATCATCCTTGGCAGTCTGCTTGTAAGCTCCGGCTTGGCGAACGCTGCACTAACAAACCTAGTATTCAATGGCGGATTCGAATCTCCGGCACATACTCGAAATGACGGAACCAATCCCGAAGGCTGGACCGTGGTTGAAACAACGATCGGATCCAACACAGATCGTCAGGTAAGAACAAAAAACGAAAACGTTCATTCTGGCTCAATGGCATTGAACATGAACGGTGGAGGCTCCAGACCCGATGGCGAGCTTTATCAAACGGTGAACACTGAAATCGGCCAAATCTACAGGCTCAGCATCTGGGGGAGAACGGCATCAAATGCTTACGCACCGGGCAATATAAACTTCCAGCTCAGCCTACTAGACGGCGAGGGATTAGGAGGATCAACATTAGGCAGTTTGACAAGCACTGCGGATATGAACACCACTTACCAAGAGTACTCACTCAAATTCTCCGCAGCCTCTACAAAGACAACGATTTGGATCCAGGACATGTCGACTCTGACCGCCAACCTGGCCAGCAACGATATGCACCTCGATGATGTAAGCATCACGGCTGTTCCTGAGCCCAGTTCCACTACGTTACTCAGCCTCGGCGGACTGTCCCTCATTCTGCGCCGTCGCAAATAA
- a CDS encoding glycoside hydrolase family 2 TIM barrel-domain containing protein, translating to MSSPFAFAAAPDAPDWENAEIFQINKEPGRVFSLPFASKEGALKKDWLKSDYVLSLNGTWKFNYVKKPEDRPVDFYKESFDVSKWADIKVPSNWQLQGFGIPIYENVRYPFIKDQPRVTTEPPKNWTAYEYRNPVGSYKRSFTLPENFKDREIFAHFGGVESAFYLWINGQKVGYSQGSYLPAEFNITKFLKPGKNTISTEVYRWSDGSYLECQDFWRLSGMFRDVLLYSTPSVELRDFSFKTELDDQYENATISLTGYVHNYGKTSTTGGLTAELLDPAGQTVWSDKEANIHTTPGKDSKVTFHAKLDQPAKWTAETPNLYTLVLSTMDTAGKTTSVHRHQVGFRNISFSDKGEFLINGKMVIARGVNRHETDPDDGRAVSRKSMERDIELFKQFNVNFVRMSHYPNHPYFYELCNKYGIYVMDEANIESHGYGYGADSVSHKPNFRAAHIERGKRMALRDRNHPSVVFWSLGNEGGAGDNYAVTGAAIRELNTGIPIHYERFGHGSKHDDVDSVMYPGVGNLNHEGAKKTSRPFFVCEYAHAMGNAIGHLDEYVEAFEKHPRLIGGCIWDWVDQGLRVKNRSGKPAPDGKEFFYAYGGDFGDTPNFGDFCLNGVIDSDHNPVAKSYQVKYCYQPADFSFENGTLKLRNEFFHIDIAEGHEILWRVEANGSEQAKGSIEVPSTQPWQWSDLNLKLPKINAPAGAEVFLNVALVRKEDAPYLEKGHVVAYEQFELTSPAAKPVSNLASLGNVTLDKTSDKTVLKAPGAKVAFSIDNQSGLPVSYFANGKEYLSSGTSVQPWFFRAPGSNDKGFKNRWYGNGLNQLEHELVNLQEVKVDGAKQLIVNVKSTGNGGFYIETSTAYTLLGDGTLIVDSVFSPSDENAELPYRGHRFYLSKELENVQYFGRGPEENYYDRRNSQKIGRYETTVTDLYESYAKPQFNGNRDQTRWLSLTDDSGKGLLVNAATEMSFTALHMDDNGMVDIRHPEDIKVLDDVVLTLSDKSFGLGGNSCGPGTMGQYQLKGSATLRFSLTPVSSTKEAADKALRSLPVGPSVILKRAGGSEANFSISDGSEAAINYAQNGKNMGKVTHGQPIKLGKGGTFIVKAETTRAIPGVRTQREFEKLVGREGWTAKASSEEAGGEDASKVLDGKLNTHWHTQWRNNVPNHPHTLSINFGEALTFKGVKLTGRSDEPNGRFKQIDIETSSDGKNWKKVKSASLPNTSKPQNVTFGKTVKASHIRIISRSSYGPQKEFASLAEFTIIE from the coding sequence ATGAGTAGCCCCTTCGCTTTTGCAGCCGCCCCGGATGCCCCGGACTGGGAAAATGCAGAAATTTTCCAAATCAACAAAGAACCCGGGCGGGTCTTCTCCCTCCCTTTCGCCTCGAAAGAAGGAGCTCTCAAGAAAGACTGGCTGAAATCCGACTACGTACTTTCCCTCAATGGCACCTGGAAATTCAACTACGTCAAAAAACCAGAAGACCGGCCGGTCGACTTTTACAAAGAGAGTTTCGACGTTTCCAAGTGGGCCGATATCAAGGTGCCCAGCAACTGGCAACTTCAGGGCTTCGGTATACCGATCTACGAAAACGTGCGCTACCCCTTCATCAAGGACCAACCACGCGTCACCACCGAGCCTCCGAAGAACTGGACGGCCTACGAATACCGGAACCCGGTCGGCTCTTACAAACGCAGCTTCACTCTACCGGAAAACTTTAAAGATCGTGAGATCTTCGCCCATTTTGGCGGCGTGGAATCCGCCTTTTACCTCTGGATCAACGGCCAGAAAGTCGGCTACAGCCAGGGCAGTTACCTGCCGGCTGAGTTCAACATCACCAAGTTCCTCAAACCCGGCAAAAACACCATCTCCACTGAGGTTTACCGCTGGTCGGACGGTTCCTACCTCGAATGTCAGGACTTCTGGAGACTCTCCGGCATGTTCCGCGATGTCTTGCTCTATTCCACCCCATCCGTCGAACTGCGCGATTTTTCCTTCAAAACCGAGCTCGATGATCAGTATGAAAATGCCACGATCTCACTGACCGGCTATGTTCACAACTACGGCAAGACCTCCACAACAGGAGGGCTGACCGCCGAACTGCTCGACCCCGCCGGTCAAACCGTCTGGTCGGACAAAGAAGCCAATATCCACACCACCCCCGGCAAAGACAGCAAAGTGACCTTCCATGCCAAGCTCGACCAACCTGCCAAGTGGACAGCAGAGACTCCCAACCTCTACACCCTGGTGCTCAGCACCATGGATACTGCTGGAAAAACCACCTCCGTGCACCGCCACCAGGTCGGCTTCCGCAATATCAGCTTCAGCGACAAAGGTGAATTCCTGATCAATGGCAAGATGGTCATCGCCCGTGGGGTGAACCGCCACGAAACCGACCCCGACGACGGTCGGGCCGTCAGCCGCAAATCCATGGAGCGCGACATCGAACTCTTCAAGCAGTTCAACGTCAACTTCGTCCGCATGTCCCATTACCCGAACCACCCGTATTTTTACGAGCTTTGCAACAAGTATGGTATTTACGTGATGGACGAAGCCAACATCGAATCCCACGGCTACGGCTACGGTGCCGATTCCGTCTCTCACAAACCCAACTTCCGGGCCGCCCACATCGAGCGCGGCAAGCGTATGGCACTGCGCGACCGCAATCACCCGTCCGTGGTTTTCTGGTCACTCGGTAACGAAGGGGGCGCCGGCGACAACTACGCCGTCACCGGTGCAGCGATCCGCGAGCTCAATACCGGCATCCCGATCCACTACGAACGCTTCGGCCACGGATCCAAACACGACGACGTCGACTCCGTGATGTATCCGGGAGTCGGAAACCTCAACCACGAAGGGGCTAAAAAGACATCCCGCCCGTTCTTTGTCTGTGAGTATGCCCACGCCATGGGCAATGCCATCGGCCACCTCGATGAATATGTCGAAGCCTTTGAAAAGCATCCACGCCTGATCGGTGGCTGCATCTGGGACTGGGTTGACCAAGGCCTGCGGGTCAAAAACCGCAGTGGCAAACCGGCCCCCGACGGCAAGGAGTTTTTCTACGCCTACGGCGGAGACTTCGGTGACACCCCGAATTTCGGGGACTTCTGCCTTAATGGCGTGATCGACTCCGACCACAACCCGGTCGCCAAGTCCTATCAGGTCAAGTACTGCTACCAGCCTGCCGACTTCAGCTTCGAAAATGGCACACTCAAACTCCGCAACGAGTTCTTCCACATCGATATCGCCGAGGGTCATGAAATCCTCTGGCGGGTTGAAGCCAATGGAAGCGAACAAGCCAAAGGAAGCATCGAAGTGCCATCCACCCAGCCATGGCAGTGGAGTGATCTCAACCTGAAGCTGCCGAAGATCAATGCTCCGGCCGGCGCCGAGGTCTTCCTCAACGTGGCCCTCGTGCGTAAAGAGGATGCTCCCTACCTGGAAAAAGGGCACGTCGTTGCCTACGAGCAATTCGAACTGACATCCCCCGCGGCCAAACCGGTCAGCAATCTTGCCTCGCTGGGTAATGTCACTCTGGACAAGACCAGCGATAAAACCGTGCTTAAAGCACCCGGCGCCAAAGTCGCCTTCAGCATCGACAATCAGTCCGGCCTACCGGTCTCGTATTTCGCCAACGGCAAAGAATACCTCAGCTCCGGCACCTCCGTCCAGCCATGGTTCTTCCGCGCTCCGGGCAGCAACGACAAAGGCTTCAAAAACCGCTGGTATGGCAACGGCCTAAACCAACTCGAGCACGAACTCGTCAACCTGCAGGAAGTGAAAGTCGACGGAGCCAAGCAGCTGATCGTGAATGTCAAATCCACAGGTAATGGTGGTTTTTATATCGAAACCTCCACCGCTTACACCCTACTCGGTGACGGCACCCTGATCGTCGACAGTGTGTTCTCGCCATCGGATGAAAATGCCGAACTCCCTTACCGAGGTCATCGTTTCTACCTGAGCAAGGAGCTTGAAAACGTGCAGTACTTCGGACGCGGACCGGAAGAAAACTACTACGACCGCCGCAACAGCCAGAAAATCGGCCGCTACGAAACCACAGTCACGGACCTCTACGAGTCCTACGCCAAACCTCAGTTCAACGGCAACCGCGACCAGACACGCTGGCTCAGCCTGACTGATGACTCCGGCAAAGGCCTGCTCGTCAATGCCGCCACCGAAATGAGCTTCACCGCCCTGCACATGGACGACAACGGAATGGTCGACATCCGTCACCCGGAGGACATCAAGGTGCTCGACGACGTCGTGCTCACCCTGAGCGATAAGAGCTTCGGCCTCGGCGGAAACTCCTGCGGGCCCGGCACCATGGGCCAGTACCAGCTCAAGGGTAGCGCCACCTTGCGCTTCAGCCTGACCCCGGTCAGCAGCACCAAAGAGGCTGCCGACAAAGCTCTGCGCAGCCTTCCGGTCGGACCGTCCGTCATCCTGAAACGCGCCGGAGGATCCGAGGCAAACTTCAGCATCTCCGATGGCTCGGAGGCGGCGATCAACTACGCCCAAAACGGCAAAAACATGGGTAAGGTCACTCACGGCCAGCCAATCAAACTCGGCAAAGGCGGCACTTTCATCGTTAAGGCGGAGACCACCCGCGCCATCCCCGGCGTGCGCACCCAGCGTGAGTTTGAAAAACTCGTCGGTCGCGAAGGATGGACTGCCAAAGCCTCCAGCGAAGAAGCCGGTGGTGAAGATGCCAGCAAGGTGCTCGACGGCAAACTCAACACCCACTGGCACACCCAGTGGCGCAACAACGTGCCAAACCATCCGCACACACTGAGTATCAACTTCGGGGAAGCCCTGACATTCAAAGGAGTCAAACTCACTGGCCGCAGCGACGAACCGAACGGACGATTCAAACAAATTGATATCGAAACCAGCAGCGATGGAAAAAACTGGAAAAAGGTGAAATCCGCCAGTCTGCCGAACACCAGTAAACCACAGAATGTGACCTTTGGCAAAACCGTCAAAGCATCCCACATTCGGATCATTTCCCGTTCCAGCTACGGTCCTCAGAAGGAGTTCGCTTCACTCGCCGAGTTCACCATTATTGAGTAG
- a CDS encoding rhodanese-like domain-containing protein: MKVQYGMACLLSLILLSACGVKRDLKGAGRGAEVQHVDVLEAAKLIDPSKEITVIDVRTPDEFVSGAIEGARNLDVQSASFKQQVEALDREKPYLIYCRSGNRSSRALTVFQEAGFTHLYHLEGGIKAWNKAGLPLKP, from the coding sequence ATGAAGGTTCAATACGGTATGGCTTGTTTATTGTCCCTGATCTTGTTGTCCGCCTGTGGTGTGAAGCGTGATCTCAAGGGCGCTGGTAGGGGGGCTGAAGTGCAACATGTGGATGTGTTGGAAGCAGCGAAGTTAATCGATCCATCGAAGGAGATTACCGTGATTGATGTGCGTACTCCTGATGAGTTTGTTTCGGGTGCCATTGAGGGCGCACGTAATCTAGATGTGCAATCGGCTTCGTTTAAACAGCAAGTAGAGGCATTGGATCGGGAGAAACCGTATTTAATCTATTGTCGCAGTGGTAACCGCAGCTCCCGGGCCCTGACTGTCTTTCAAGAGGCGGGTTTCACTCATCTCTATCATCTTGAAGGTGGTATCAAAGCGTGGAACAAAGCAGGCTTGCCGTTGAAACCTTGA
- a CDS encoding glycoside hydrolase family protein, whose product MKPIKLLTLALTLTLGTAHADDSSFADHLEWVGVAVQQNGYHVWGSSPIIGEDGKTHLFCARWPISSKFDPGWRDTSEIAHYTADSPEGPFTFSDLAIKGTGKATWDKRGYHNPVIKKVGERYVLLFIANDGSNPHPASQRIGMATSKSLNGPWKKVGKDGMILAPSTDPNHWTHKARNGVNNPAFIAHPDGKFYLFYKSNKSKMGLAIADKLEGPYLHNPKPVTDNKVGIEDGYAFLMDGKVRLLTTDNHGILRKGGGILWTSDDGQTFNQKEKGFHLPRHYWPADFQYSPKRYYGPAEPKFERPQVLVIDGKPAYVYLPSGSSFIGSDGTCSYVLKVKPSP is encoded by the coding sequence ATGAAACCCATCAAACTCCTCACTCTCGCTCTCACTCTCACGCTCGGCACTGCGCACGCCGATGACTCATCCTTTGCCGATCACTTGGAATGGGTAGGTGTCGCCGTGCAGCAAAACGGCTACCACGTCTGGGGGTCTTCTCCCATCATCGGGGAAGACGGCAAAACCCACCTCTTCTGCGCCCGTTGGCCCATCAGCTCAAAGTTTGATCCCGGCTGGCGAGACACCTCGGAAATTGCCCACTACACCGCAGACAGTCCCGAAGGACCTTTCACCTTCTCGGACCTCGCGATCAAAGGCACCGGCAAAGCCACTTGGGATAAACGCGGCTACCACAACCCGGTGATCAAAAAGGTTGGCGAGCGCTATGTTCTGCTTTTCATCGCCAACGACGGATCCAACCCCCACCCCGCCAGCCAACGCATCGGTATGGCCACCTCCAAATCCCTCAACGGCCCATGGAAAAAAGTTGGCAAAGATGGCATGATCCTCGCCCCGTCCACCGATCCGAACCACTGGACCCACAAAGCGCGCAACGGCGTCAACAACCCCGCCTTCATTGCCCACCCGGATGGCAAATTTTATCTCTTTTACAAATCGAACAAATCAAAGATGGGGCTTGCCATCGCCGACAAACTGGAAGGCCCCTATCTCCACAACCCAAAACCTGTCACTGATAACAAGGTAGGTATCGAAGATGGTTACGCCTTCCTCATGGACGGCAAAGTCCGTCTGCTCACCACCGACAACCACGGAATCCTACGCAAAGGTGGTGGTATCCTCTGGACATCCGATGACGGCCAAACATTCAACCAAAAAGAAAAAGGCTTTCACCTGCCCCGCCACTACTGGCCCGCAGACTTCCAATATTCCCCGAAACGATACTATGGACCGGCCGAGCCCAAATTCGAACGCCCACAAGTGCTGGTGATCGACGGAAAACCCGCCTACGTTTATCTACCATCCGGCTCCAGCTTTATCGGAAGCGATGGAACCTGCTCATATGTGCTCAAGGTCAAACCATCACCATGA
- a CDS encoding sulfatase-like hydrolase/transferase, with protein MKSSSHSILFKIFTSALLLGSPMIATTSHAETNTAKSAERPNILFLYTDDQSWQTIGAWNNPDIQTPNIDRLYSQGTTFSHAFNMGAWNGAVCVAARAQLVTGRTVWNCGGKTAGNGQYPLWGQQFRKAGYDTFMTGKWHNGNKTRSISYSHLGKAGGGMYGSTGLNGEAYWRDGSPDEKWSPSDPKWGGQWRKVKDENGKSTPIHSSDLWADEAIQFLKNTAEKSDRPFFMFVAFHAPHDPRQSPQKYVDMYPLDKIKVPANHLPEHPFCIGDHRIRDEVLAPFPRTEQAVKLHLQEYYAIISHCDAAIGRILEQLEKSGKADNTIIVFTGDHGLAVGQHGLIGKQNLYDHSMRVPLIFSGPGIPKGKIIPKQVYYQSLAPTTLEMSGIPIPQTFEFKSLHPMIQGTEGYQGEDRIIGMYRDYQRAIRTERYKLIYYPYAGNKITLKGKEFKVQKPYQARIQLFDLQKDPLEMNNLADNPEWTSIKDTLLSQLKSGMKKLNDQQNLDSPVDIPNYGKVWRTKK; from the coding sequence ATGAAAAGCTCATCGCACTCCATCCTGTTCAAAATATTCACAAGCGCACTGTTACTCGGTAGTCCGATGATTGCCACGACCAGCCATGCAGAAACAAACACGGCAAAATCAGCGGAACGCCCGAATATTCTTTTTCTCTATACCGACGACCAATCCTGGCAAACCATCGGGGCCTGGAACAATCCGGATATTCAGACACCCAACATTGATCGGCTCTACAGCCAGGGAACCACCTTCAGCCACGCCTTCAACATGGGTGCTTGGAATGGCGCCGTTTGCGTCGCGGCCAGGGCACAACTGGTCACTGGGCGAACGGTTTGGAACTGCGGTGGCAAAACAGCCGGCAACGGTCAATACCCGCTCTGGGGCCAACAATTCCGCAAAGCCGGCTATGATACCTTTATGACGGGCAAATGGCACAATGGTAACAAAACCCGAAGTATCAGCTATAGCCACCTGGGCAAGGCCGGAGGCGGCATGTATGGATCCACCGGCCTCAACGGCGAAGCCTACTGGCGTGACGGCTCACCCGATGAAAAATGGAGCCCCAGCGACCCAAAATGGGGAGGGCAATGGCGCAAAGTCAAAGATGAAAATGGCAAATCAACACCGATTCACTCCTCCGATCTCTGGGCAGATGAAGCCATTCAATTCCTAAAAAACACTGCCGAAAAATCAGACCGACCGTTTTTTATGTTTGTCGCATTCCATGCCCCGCATGACCCACGGCAGAGCCCCCAGAAATATGTCGATATGTATCCACTCGATAAAATCAAGGTGCCGGCAAACCACCTGCCGGAGCATCCGTTTTGCATCGGCGACCACCGGATTCGCGACGAAGTGCTCGCCCCATTCCCAAGAACCGAACAAGCCGTCAAACTTCACCTCCAGGAATACTATGCCATCATTTCTCACTGCGATGCCGCTATCGGCCGCATTCTTGAGCAACTGGAGAAAAGCGGCAAAGCAGACAACACCATCATCGTTTTCACCGGCGATCACGGACTCGCCGTTGGCCAGCACGGCCTGATCGGAAAGCAAAACCTCTACGATCACTCGATGCGCGTCCCCTTGATTTTTTCCGGGCCCGGTATCCCCAAAGGAAAAATCATACCTAAGCAAGTCTATTACCAGTCACTGGCTCCGACCACACTGGAAATGAGTGGCATCCCCATCCCGCAAACCTTTGAATTCAAATCATTACATCCCATGATCCAAGGTACAGAAGGATACCAGGGAGAAGATCGTATCATCGGGATGTACCGCGACTATCAACGAGCCATCCGCACGGAGCGCTACAAACTCATCTATTACCCTTATGCCGGAAATAAAATCACCCTGAAAGGAAAGGAATTCAAAGTTCAGAAACCCTATCAAGCACGCATCCAGTTGTTTGATCTGCAAAAGGACCCTCTGGAAATGAACAACCTCGCTGACAATCCTGAATGGACATCCATCAAAGACACACTCTTGTCCCAGCTAAAATCGGGAATGAAAAAACTCAACGATCAACAGAATCTGGATTCCCCTGTCGACATCCCCAATTACGGAAAAGTCTGGCGAACAAAAAAATGA
- a CDS encoding PEP-CTERM sorting domain-containing protein, with protein MDSIGHSPVPEPSSAALLGLGALGLSLCRRR; from the coding sequence ATCGATAGCATCGGCCACTCCCCGGTTCCCGAACCATCGTCGGCAGCTCTTCTGGGGCTCGGAGCCCTGGGGCTGAGTTTGTGTCGCCGTCGATAA
- a CDS encoding Sip1-related alpha-galactosidase: MHGTFTIINSALVSLFLLGLSLTAGAATTLDLTTKQEGVSIYQSYTGTPDEHGVLEQIHLKLPAFKQAVYYRGQWWPYGGNRVYGELLSEKSKEGGLFAIIQLNKQDYLAVLPLCGDHAWAWLAPQQDELYLKLGTKGQASVTGNIPVVTWARAASPYDAAQRAWKQASETIQIRGNMKLRENKTYPEMFQYLGWCSWEHFRKNINEKKLVEAFHTLEANALPIRYMLVDDGHFARDTLLPNTAFPNGYKPLTDLRNDEGIKWVGMWHALLGNAGGMQKAKAPVPVDHLVSTPATKIAVPKPNAASISKFITHLTSISKRDDIDFIKVDFYGSLLPLYAGSKGGVPASFPADNHHALDNPSAGTALYARVFQKEIDKQFDGLLNCNWHIPHFIFNSGESNVGRCGPDYKVNSPRARDVIFTSFSSIAWLGHTAWGDHDMFHSSDKKAGRMMAISKALSGGPIYLSDHPKHLIPNKVWPLCYQDGQLIRPIAPGAPVPEDLFMNSQDQRMYRTMAPLANRSVAIAFYNLHSYDKSSKQVVLESVLSKDLYAAASAMIQPYPGPWAEPVGGLLYYDHQSKQATKLPESGTNIRIAGFGEHLVQLSPIQKGWSVIGRTDKHLSAATVNINTISQNQLSLTLHESGPFAIWLASGQPSAKGIEFKNKGNGLFLADLPVKAEKQTVVITKSR, encoded by the coding sequence ATGCACGGCACTTTCACCATCATCAACTCGGCCCTCGTTTCCCTGTTCCTCCTTGGCCTGAGCCTCACCGCAGGTGCGGCAACCACACTAGACCTCACCACCAAACAAGAAGGCGTAAGCATTTATCAATCTTATACCGGTACTCCAGACGAACATGGGGTCTTGGAACAGATCCACCTCAAACTGCCTGCTTTCAAACAAGCGGTCTACTACCGTGGGCAATGGTGGCCGTATGGAGGCAACCGCGTCTACGGCGAGCTGCTTTCCGAAAAGTCCAAGGAAGGAGGACTCTTCGCCATTATCCAGCTCAACAAGCAGGATTACCTCGCAGTTCTCCCCTTGTGTGGAGATCACGCATGGGCATGGCTGGCTCCTCAACAGGACGAACTATACCTCAAGCTCGGCACCAAAGGCCAGGCCAGCGTGACCGGCAACATCCCGGTTGTCACTTGGGCCCGCGCCGCATCACCTTATGATGCCGCCCAACGCGCTTGGAAACAGGCCTCCGAGACCATTCAAATTCGTGGCAACATGAAATTGCGCGAAAACAAAACCTATCCTGAAATGTTCCAGTATCTCGGCTGGTGCTCATGGGAACATTTTCGAAAAAACATCAACGAGAAAAAACTTGTCGAGGCATTCCATACACTGGAAGCCAATGCCTTGCCTATACGTTACATGCTGGTTGACGACGGACATTTTGCCAGAGACACCTTGCTGCCGAATACCGCTTTTCCCAATGGCTACAAACCCCTCACCGACTTGCGCAATGATGAGGGCATCAAGTGGGTAGGTATGTGGCATGCGCTATTGGGCAATGCCGGAGGCATGCAAAAGGCCAAAGCGCCCGTTCCGGTGGATCATCTGGTCTCAACCCCAGCGACAAAAATAGCCGTTCCCAAGCCCAATGCCGCATCCATCAGCAAGTTCATAACGCACCTGACTTCTATTTCCAAACGCGATGACATCGACTTTATAAAAGTTGATTTCTACGGCAGTCTGCTGCCTCTTTATGCTGGATCCAAAGGCGGCGTGCCAGCCAGCTTCCCTGCCGACAACCACCACGCGCTGGACAACCCGTCCGCAGGAACCGCACTCTACGCCAGGGTCTTTCAAAAGGAAATCGACAAACAGTTTGACGGCTTACTCAACTGCAACTGGCACATTCCTCACTTTATTTTTAACTCGGGAGAAAGCAATGTCGGCCGCTGTGGTCCGGATTACAAAGTCAACAGTCCACGTGCCCGTGATGTCATATTCACCAGCTTCAGTTCAATTGCTTGGCTGGGGCATACGGCATGGGGAGATCACGATATGTTTCACTCCTCCGACAAGAAAGCCGGGCGGATGATGGCCATTTCAAAGGCTCTTTCCGGCGGGCCGATCTACCTCTCCGATCACCCCAAACACTTGATTCCTAATAAAGTCTGGCCGCTTTGCTACCAAGACGGTCAACTGATCCGCCCAATCGCACCGGGAGCGCCCGTGCCTGAGGATCTCTTCATGAATAGCCAGGACCAGAGGATGTATCGAACGATGGCACCGCTTGCAAACCGCTCCGTCGCGATCGCTTTTTACAACCTGCATAGCTATGACAAAAGCTCCAAGCAAGTTGTGCTTGAAAGTGTTCTCAGCAAAGATCTGTATGCAGCGGCATCAGCCATGATCCAGCCCTATCCCGGACCATGGGCAGAGCCTGTTGGCGGCCTGCTTTATTACGACCATCAGTCCAAGCAAGCCACAAAGCTTCCCGAATCAGGAACCAATATCCGCATTGCCGGCTTCGGCGAGCATCTGGTACAGCTCAGCCCGATTCAGAAAGGCTGGTCCGTCATCGGGCGCACCGACAAACACCTCTCCGCCGCCACGGTGAACATTAACACGATCAGTCAAAATCAACTCAGCCTGACTCTGCATGAGTCCGGCCCCTTTGCCATCTGGCTTGCATCCGGCCAACCCTCGGCCAAGGGAATCGAGTTCAAAAACAAAGGTAATGGCCTTTTCCTGGCAGACCTCCCGGTCAAAGCTGAAAAGCAAACTGTGGTGATTACCAAATCCCGCTAA